One part of the Entelurus aequoreus isolate RoL-2023_Sb linkage group LG05, RoL_Eaeq_v1.1, whole genome shotgun sequence genome encodes these proteins:
- the dlat gene encoding dihydrolipoyllysine-residue acetyltransferase component of pyruvate dehydrogenase complex, mitochondrial → MLRLILRLRPFAGLPRPRVLRAGPGASAIGSRCLSGTGCARRLHRVAGSRAVCFSHGGALMRCPQLAGSCQGKRFYSLPPHQKVELPALSPTMQTGTIARWEKKEGDKIGEGDLIAEVETDKATVGFEMLEECYLAKILVPEGTRDVNIGSVICITVDSPDLIPAFKDITLDSLSSAVAAAPSTASSPPPAPTAAAAASAPPAAPGSSYPTHLKITLPALSPTMTMGTVQRWEKKVGEKLNEGDLLAEIETDKATIGFEVQEEGYLAKIMVTEGTRDVPLGMPLCIIVEKESDIAAFKDYVETGVADVSTPPPAPAPAAAPVAAAPIPVSTPAAAPPAAIGPRKGRVFASPLAKKLAAEKGFDLAQISGSGPDGRITRKDIETFVPPKTAPAAPTPTVAPAAPAPAAAPAAAAGTFTDIPISNIRKVIAQRLMQSKQTIPHYYLSVDVAMDQVMELRKELNEEVKVRSLKLSVNDFIIKASALACLKVPECNSSWMDTVIRQNHVVDVSVAVSTANGLITPIVFNAHTKGLAAISVDVSTLAAKARDGKLQPHEFQGGTFTISNLGMFGVKNFSAIINPPQSCILAVGGSEKRLMPADNERGFDVASIMSVTLSCDHRVVDGAVGAQWLAEFRKFLEKPVTMLL, encoded by the exons ATGCTTCGTTTAATCCTGCGGCTCAGGCCGTTCGCCGGGCTCCCACGTCCCCGTGTCCTCCGGGCCGGGCCTGGTGCTTCTGCCATCGGCTCCCGTTGCCTGTCTGGAACCGGTTGCGCCAGGCGGCTACACCGCGTTGCTGGGTCCAGGGCTGTATGCTTCAGTCACGGGGGAGCTCTGATGCGGTGTCCTCAGCTGGCTGGTAGCTGTCAGGGCAAACGTTTCTACAGCCTGCCGCCGCACCAAAAG GTGGAGCTGCCTGCACTATCACCCACTATGCAGACTGGAACTATCGCTCGGTGGGAAAAGAAGGAGGGAGACAAAATCGGCGAGGGTGACCTTATTGCTGAG GTAGAGACTGACAAGGCCACAGTGGGTTTTGAGATGCTGGAGGAGTGCTATTTAGCCAAAATCCTTGTCCCTGAAGGGACCAGAGATGTGAACATTGGATCAGTAATTTGCATCACTGTTGATAG CCCAGACCTCATTCCAGCTTTTAAGGACATTACATTGGACTCCCTTTCTTCAGCTGTGGCAGCTGCTCCATCAACCGCTTCctctcctcctcctgctcctaCAGCTGCAGCGGCCGCTTCTGCACCTCCCGCAGCCCCAGGCAGCTCCTACCCAACACACCTGAAG ATCACACTTCCTGCTCTCTCTCCCACCATGACGATGGGCACAGTGCAGCGCTGGGAAAAGAAGGTGGGAGAGAAGCTCAACGAGGGAGATCTGCTGGCCGAGATTGAGACGGACAAGGCAACAATTG GCTTTGAGGTCCAGGAGGAGGGATATCTGGCTAAAATCATGGTGACAGAGGGCACACGCGATGTCCCGTTAGGAATGCCACTCTGCATCATTGTAGAGAAGGAGAGTGACATTGCTGCCTTCAAGGACTATGTGGAAACGGGCGTGGCAGATGTGTcaacacctccacctgctccagcACCA GCAGCAGCACCTGTGGCTGCAGCACCTATTCCTGTTTCCACACCTGCTGCAGCGCCGCCTGCAGCCATAGGGCCCAGGAAAGGACGTGTTTTCGCTAGCCCACTGGCAAAGAAACTAGCAGCAGAGAAAGGCTTTGACTTGGCACAGATCAGCG GTTCTGGCCCTGATGGACGCATTACCAGGAAAGACATTGAGACTTTTGTCCCTCCAAAGACCGCACCA GCTGCTCCCACTCCAACTGTAGCTCCAGCTGCTCCTGCACCTGCAGCAGCCCCTGCCGCAGCAGCCGGGACCTTCACAGACATACCTATTAGCAATATCCGCAAG GTCATCGCTCAGAGACTGATGCAATCCAAGCAAACTATCCCCCACTATTACCTGTCTGTAGATGTCGCCATGGACCAAGTGATGGAGCTTAGAAAAGAACTCAACGAG GAGGTGAAAGTCCGCAGTCTCAAGCTAAGTGTCAATGACTTCATCATAAAAGCCAGCGCTCTGGCCTGCCTCAAGGTTCCAGAGTGTAACTCCTCCTGGATGGACACTGTCATCCGCCA GAACCATGTGGTGGACGTGAGTGTGGCAGTGAGCACCGCCAATGGCCTCATCACGCCCATTGTGTTTAACGCCCACACCAAGGGCCTGGCAGCTATCAGCGTCGACGTGTCTACCCTCGCCGCCAAAGCGCGGGACGGCAAACTACAGCCGCATGAATTTCAG GGAGGTACCTTCACCATTTCAAACCTGGGGATGTTTGGCGTCAAGAACTTCTCCGCCATCATCAACCCGCCTCAGTCCTGCATCCTCGCTGTGGGTGGCTCTGAAAAACGCCTAATGCCTGCCGACAACGAGAGAGG CTTCGACGTTGCCAGCATAATGTCAGTGACGTTGAGCTGCGACCACCGGGTGGTAGACGGCGCCGTGGGCGCCCAGTGGCTCGCTGAATTCCGCAAGTTCCTGGAGAAGCCCGTCACCATGCTCTTGTGA
- the LOC133650898 gene encoding dixin-like isoform X2 → MIASLSRGNLLDEVLHGGFNEQLATYVSWVNSQLKRKPGLRPITDLRQDLQDGVVLIQLIEIVAGELLNGVYLAPQSKDESRKNVEQVLQFISSRHIRMPHISARDIVEGNLKPVMRVILALAAHFKPSANHRGASGSGRGLTAGPSSHNPLSTVALAQGAAAALASARYDASLPAGASRIHSGWRSEVEKSVCVRALVKQYERGTPEEQDNNAQTTCLSSTSPVPSPRALPSSPAETQQEDHTQSEGRASVDSSVAETTWEDSISETLEKDVEETRKMVCALQALLLRGSLPEDEQDLSLTADESHPEQELVVIRSRLDQSMEEARELKRDLFRCKQDMRNLQGVREAQQQRLCTQEALILQLKQELLRASMTKDELNNQKTELQWKLEECTRLWSDCKREVGQKDRLVQQLKQKLEESQKQQNELQKQMDHSNSMMQELMNRDLQQISPLADNNGYYYLGNPSTSMSSAEEVQLLRDALRSLRNDFRAHDPQHHTLDTLEQGIVSLIDRLQDHQSHRARGKSPRRKGLNSDSDSWPNVCQSKSTTTFSTKILYFTGRSPTPCMINIPKKLGEVTLKDVKAAVDQEGNFRYHFKALDPEFGTVKEEVFLDGAIVPGWEGKIVAWVEEDRCEERPS, encoded by the exons ATGATCGCCTCACTTTCTCGAGGAAATTTGCTGGATGAAGTGCTGCACGGAGGCTTCAACGAG CAACTGGCCACCTATGTTTCCTGGGTGAACTCACAGTTGAAGAGGAAACCTGGACTGAGGCCCATCACTGACCTCAGACAAGATCTGCAGGATGGAGTTGTTCTCATACAACTAATAGAGATAGTTG CCGGGGAGCTGCTTAATGGTGTTTACTTGGCTCCTCAGAGCAAAGACGAAAGCAGGAAGAATGTGGAGCAAGTGTTGCAGTTCATTTCCTCCAGACACATACGCATGCCGCACATCTCAGCAAGAG ACATTGTCGAAGGTAACCTGAAACCAGTAATGAGGGTTATTCTGGCACTGGCTGCCCACTTCAAGCCCTCAGCCAATCACAGGGGTGCTTCAggaagtgggcggggcttgaCAGCAGGTCCATCCAGCCACAACCCCTTGTCCACTGTGGCGCTTGCACAAGGTGCTGCTGCTGCGCTGGCATCAGCTCGATATGACGCCTCACTTCCTGCAGGCGCCTCACGCATTCACAG TGGCTGGAGGTCTGAAGTAGAGAAGAGTGTTTGTGTTCGTGCATTGGTGAAGCAGTATGAGAGGGGAACCCCAGAAGAGCAGGACAACAACGCACAAACAACTTG TCTCAGCTCAACAAGTCCGGTACCATCTCCAAGAGCCCTACCCAGCAGTCCGGCAGAGACACAGCAAGAAGATCACACACAATCTGAGGGCAGAG CATCAGTAGATTCATCTGTAGCGGAGACAACATGGGAGGATTCCATCAGTGAAACTTTGGAGAAGGATGTGGAAGAGACGCGTAAAATGGTTTGCGCTTTGCAG GCCCTGCTGCTACGTGGCTCTCTGCCAGAGGACGAGCAAGATCTGTCTTTGACTGCGGACGAAAGTCACCCTGAGCAGGAACTG GTAGTCATCCGCAGCCGTTTGGATCAGAGCATGGAAGAGGCTCGAGAACTGAAG AGGGATTTGTTTCGCTGCAAGCAAGACATGAGAAACTTACAAGGAGTCAGA GAGGCCCAGCAGCAGAGACTGTGCACTCAGGAGGCATTGATCCTTCAGCTTAAGCAAGAACTTCTACGAGCCAGCATGACTAAAGATGAACTTAATAATCAAAAG ACCGAGCTGCAATGGAAACTGGAGGAATGTACTCGGCTGTGGAGTGACTGCAAG AGGGAAGTTGGACAGAAGGATAGACTTGTGCAACAACTCAAACAAAAGCTTGAAGAGAGCCAAAAACAGCAG AATGAGTTGCAGAAACAGATGGACCACAGTAACAGTATGATGCAAGAACTAATGAATAGAGATCTTCAACAG ATTTCCCCACTCGCTGATAACAATGGCTACTATTACCTTGGAAACCCTTCTACCTCCATGTCAAGT GCAGAGGAGGTACAGCTGCTCCGAGATGCACTTAGAAGTTTGAGGAATGACTTCAGGGCCCACGACCCACAGCACCACACTTTAGACACCCTGGAGCAAGGCATCGTGTCACTCATAGACAGACTGCAAGATCATCAGTCACACAGG GCAAGAGGGAAATCTCCCAGACGTAAAGGACTGAACAGTGACTCTGACTCTTGGCCAA ACGTCTGTCAGTCTAAAAGCACCACCACCTTCTCCACTAAGATCCTCTATTTCACTGGGAGATCCCCCACACCTTGCATGATTAACATACCCAAAAA GCTGGGAGAGGTGACTCTGAAAGATGTAAAGGCAGCTGTGGATCAGGAAGGAAACTTCAGGTACCACTTTAAGGCCCTGGACCCTGAATTTGGTACTGTAAAAGAAGAG GTTTTCTTAGATGGTGCCATTGTTCCTGGCTGGGAAGGCAAAATTGTGGCCTGGGTGGAGGAAGACCGCTGTGAAGAAAG ACCTTCATAG
- the LOC133650898 gene encoding dixin-like isoform X3: MIASLSRGNLLDEVLHGGFNEQQLATYVSWVNSQLKRKPGLRPITDLRQDLQDGVVLIQLIEIVAGELLNGVYLAPQSKDESRKNVEQVLQFISSRHIRMPHISARDIVEGNLKPVMRVILALAAHFKPSANHRGASGSGRGLTAGPSSHNPLSTVALAQGAAAALASARYDASLPAGASRIHSGWRSEVEKSVCVRALVKQYERGTPEEQDNNAQTTCSTSPVPSPRALPSSPAETQQEDHTQSEGRASVDSSVAETTWEDSISETLEKDVEETRKMVCALQALLLRGSLPEDEQDLSLTADESHPEQELVVIRSRLDQSMEEARELKRDLFRCKQDMRNLQGVREAQQQRLCTQEALILQLKQELLRASMTKDELNNQKTELQWKLEECTRLWSDCKREVGQKDRLVQQLKQKLEESQKQQNELQKQMDHSNSMMQELMNRDLQQISPLADNNGYYYLGNPSTSMSSAEEVQLLRDALRSLRNDFRAHDPQHHTLDTLEQGIVSLIDRLQDHQSHRARGKSPRRKGLNSDSDSWPNVCQSKSTTTFSTKILYFTGRSPTPCMINIPKKLGEVTLKDVKAAVDQEGNFRYHFKALDPEFGTVKEEVFLDGAIVPGWEGKIVAWVEEDRCEERPS, from the exons ATGATCGCCTCACTTTCTCGAGGAAATTTGCTGGATGAAGTGCTGCACGGAGGCTTCAACGAG CAGCAACTGGCCACCTATGTTTCCTGGGTGAACTCACAGTTGAAGAGGAAACCTGGACTGAGGCCCATCACTGACCTCAGACAAGATCTGCAGGATGGAGTTGTTCTCATACAACTAATAGAGATAGTTG CCGGGGAGCTGCTTAATGGTGTTTACTTGGCTCCTCAGAGCAAAGACGAAAGCAGGAAGAATGTGGAGCAAGTGTTGCAGTTCATTTCCTCCAGACACATACGCATGCCGCACATCTCAGCAAGAG ACATTGTCGAAGGTAACCTGAAACCAGTAATGAGGGTTATTCTGGCACTGGCTGCCCACTTCAAGCCCTCAGCCAATCACAGGGGTGCTTCAggaagtgggcggggcttgaCAGCAGGTCCATCCAGCCACAACCCCTTGTCCACTGTGGCGCTTGCACAAGGTGCTGCTGCTGCGCTGGCATCAGCTCGATATGACGCCTCACTTCCTGCAGGCGCCTCACGCATTCACAG TGGCTGGAGGTCTGAAGTAGAGAAGAGTGTTTGTGTTCGTGCATTGGTGAAGCAGTATGAGAGGGGAACCCCAGAAGAGCAGGACAACAACGCACAAACAACTTG CTCAACAAGTCCGGTACCATCTCCAAGAGCCCTACCCAGCAGTCCGGCAGAGACACAGCAAGAAGATCACACACAATCTGAGGGCAGAG CATCAGTAGATTCATCTGTAGCGGAGACAACATGGGAGGATTCCATCAGTGAAACTTTGGAGAAGGATGTGGAAGAGACGCGTAAAATGGTTTGCGCTTTGCAG GCCCTGCTGCTACGTGGCTCTCTGCCAGAGGACGAGCAAGATCTGTCTTTGACTGCGGACGAAAGTCACCCTGAGCAGGAACTG GTAGTCATCCGCAGCCGTTTGGATCAGAGCATGGAAGAGGCTCGAGAACTGAAG AGGGATTTGTTTCGCTGCAAGCAAGACATGAGAAACTTACAAGGAGTCAGA GAGGCCCAGCAGCAGAGACTGTGCACTCAGGAGGCATTGATCCTTCAGCTTAAGCAAGAACTTCTACGAGCCAGCATGACTAAAGATGAACTTAATAATCAAAAG ACCGAGCTGCAATGGAAACTGGAGGAATGTACTCGGCTGTGGAGTGACTGCAAG AGGGAAGTTGGACAGAAGGATAGACTTGTGCAACAACTCAAACAAAAGCTTGAAGAGAGCCAAAAACAGCAG AATGAGTTGCAGAAACAGATGGACCACAGTAACAGTATGATGCAAGAACTAATGAATAGAGATCTTCAACAG ATTTCCCCACTCGCTGATAACAATGGCTACTATTACCTTGGAAACCCTTCTACCTCCATGTCAAGT GCAGAGGAGGTACAGCTGCTCCGAGATGCACTTAGAAGTTTGAGGAATGACTTCAGGGCCCACGACCCACAGCACCACACTTTAGACACCCTGGAGCAAGGCATCGTGTCACTCATAGACAGACTGCAAGATCATCAGTCACACAGG GCAAGAGGGAAATCTCCCAGACGTAAAGGACTGAACAGTGACTCTGACTCTTGGCCAA ACGTCTGTCAGTCTAAAAGCACCACCACCTTCTCCACTAAGATCCTCTATTTCACTGGGAGATCCCCCACACCTTGCATGATTAACATACCCAAAAA GCTGGGAGAGGTGACTCTGAAAGATGTAAAGGCAGCTGTGGATCAGGAAGGAAACTTCAGGTACCACTTTAAGGCCCTGGACCCTGAATTTGGTACTGTAAAAGAAGAG GTTTTCTTAGATGGTGCCATTGTTCCTGGCTGGGAAGGCAAAATTGTGGCCTGGGTGGAGGAAGACCGCTGTGAAGAAAG ACCTTCATAG
- the LOC133650898 gene encoding dixin-like isoform X1, translating into MIASLSRGNLLDEVLHGGFNEQQLATYVSWVNSQLKRKPGLRPITDLRQDLQDGVVLIQLIEIVAGELLNGVYLAPQSKDESRKNVEQVLQFISSRHIRMPHISARDIVEGNLKPVMRVILALAAHFKPSANHRGASGSGRGLTAGPSSHNPLSTVALAQGAAAALASARYDASLPAGASRIHSGWRSEVEKSVCVRALVKQYERGTPEEQDNNAQTTCLSSTSPVPSPRALPSSPAETQQEDHTQSEGRASVDSSVAETTWEDSISETLEKDVEETRKMVCALQALLLRGSLPEDEQDLSLTADESHPEQELVVIRSRLDQSMEEARELKRDLFRCKQDMRNLQGVREAQQQRLCTQEALILQLKQELLRASMTKDELNNQKTELQWKLEECTRLWSDCKREVGQKDRLVQQLKQKLEESQKQQNELQKQMDHSNSMMQELMNRDLQQISPLADNNGYYYLGNPSTSMSSAEEVQLLRDALRSLRNDFRAHDPQHHTLDTLEQGIVSLIDRLQDHQSHRARGKSPRRKGLNSDSDSWPNVCQSKSTTTFSTKILYFTGRSPTPCMINIPKKLGEVTLKDVKAAVDQEGNFRYHFKALDPEFGTVKEEVFLDGAIVPGWEGKIVAWVEEDRCEERPS; encoded by the exons ATGATCGCCTCACTTTCTCGAGGAAATTTGCTGGATGAAGTGCTGCACGGAGGCTTCAACGAG CAGCAACTGGCCACCTATGTTTCCTGGGTGAACTCACAGTTGAAGAGGAAACCTGGACTGAGGCCCATCACTGACCTCAGACAAGATCTGCAGGATGGAGTTGTTCTCATACAACTAATAGAGATAGTTG CCGGGGAGCTGCTTAATGGTGTTTACTTGGCTCCTCAGAGCAAAGACGAAAGCAGGAAGAATGTGGAGCAAGTGTTGCAGTTCATTTCCTCCAGACACATACGCATGCCGCACATCTCAGCAAGAG ACATTGTCGAAGGTAACCTGAAACCAGTAATGAGGGTTATTCTGGCACTGGCTGCCCACTTCAAGCCCTCAGCCAATCACAGGGGTGCTTCAggaagtgggcggggcttgaCAGCAGGTCCATCCAGCCACAACCCCTTGTCCACTGTGGCGCTTGCACAAGGTGCTGCTGCTGCGCTGGCATCAGCTCGATATGACGCCTCACTTCCTGCAGGCGCCTCACGCATTCACAG TGGCTGGAGGTCTGAAGTAGAGAAGAGTGTTTGTGTTCGTGCATTGGTGAAGCAGTATGAGAGGGGAACCCCAGAAGAGCAGGACAACAACGCACAAACAACTTG TCTCAGCTCAACAAGTCCGGTACCATCTCCAAGAGCCCTACCCAGCAGTCCGGCAGAGACACAGCAAGAAGATCACACACAATCTGAGGGCAGAG CATCAGTAGATTCATCTGTAGCGGAGACAACATGGGAGGATTCCATCAGTGAAACTTTGGAGAAGGATGTGGAAGAGACGCGTAAAATGGTTTGCGCTTTGCAG GCCCTGCTGCTACGTGGCTCTCTGCCAGAGGACGAGCAAGATCTGTCTTTGACTGCGGACGAAAGTCACCCTGAGCAGGAACTG GTAGTCATCCGCAGCCGTTTGGATCAGAGCATGGAAGAGGCTCGAGAACTGAAG AGGGATTTGTTTCGCTGCAAGCAAGACATGAGAAACTTACAAGGAGTCAGA GAGGCCCAGCAGCAGAGACTGTGCACTCAGGAGGCATTGATCCTTCAGCTTAAGCAAGAACTTCTACGAGCCAGCATGACTAAAGATGAACTTAATAATCAAAAG ACCGAGCTGCAATGGAAACTGGAGGAATGTACTCGGCTGTGGAGTGACTGCAAG AGGGAAGTTGGACAGAAGGATAGACTTGTGCAACAACTCAAACAAAAGCTTGAAGAGAGCCAAAAACAGCAG AATGAGTTGCAGAAACAGATGGACCACAGTAACAGTATGATGCAAGAACTAATGAATAGAGATCTTCAACAG ATTTCCCCACTCGCTGATAACAATGGCTACTATTACCTTGGAAACCCTTCTACCTCCATGTCAAGT GCAGAGGAGGTACAGCTGCTCCGAGATGCACTTAGAAGTTTGAGGAATGACTTCAGGGCCCACGACCCACAGCACCACACTTTAGACACCCTGGAGCAAGGCATCGTGTCACTCATAGACAGACTGCAAGATCATCAGTCACACAGG GCAAGAGGGAAATCTCCCAGACGTAAAGGACTGAACAGTGACTCTGACTCTTGGCCAA ACGTCTGTCAGTCTAAAAGCACCACCACCTTCTCCACTAAGATCCTCTATTTCACTGGGAGATCCCCCACACCTTGCATGATTAACATACCCAAAAA GCTGGGAGAGGTGACTCTGAAAGATGTAAAGGCAGCTGTGGATCAGGAAGGAAACTTCAGGTACCACTTTAAGGCCCTGGACCCTGAATTTGGTACTGTAAAAGAAGAG GTTTTCTTAGATGGTGCCATTGTTCCTGGCTGGGAAGGCAAAATTGTGGCCTGGGTGGAGGAAGACCGCTGTGAAGAAAG ACCTTCATAG
- the LOC133650898 gene encoding dixin-A-like isoform X4: protein MPHISARDIVEGNLKPVMRVILALAAHFKPSANHRGASGSGRGLTAGPSSHNPLSTVALAQGAAAALASARYDASLPAGASRIHSGWRSEVEKSVCVRALVKQYERGTPEEQDNNAQTTCLSSTSPVPSPRALPSSPAETQQEDHTQSEGRASVDSSVAETTWEDSISETLEKDVEETRKMVCALQALLLRGSLPEDEQDLSLTADESHPEQELVVIRSRLDQSMEEARELKRDLFRCKQDMRNLQGVREAQQQRLCTQEALILQLKQELLRASMTKDELNNQKTELQWKLEECTRLWSDCKREVGQKDRLVQQLKQKLEESQKQQNELQKQMDHSNSMMQELMNRDLQQISPLADNNGYYYLGNPSTSMSSAEEVQLLRDALRSLRNDFRAHDPQHHTLDTLEQGIVSLIDRLQDHQSHRARGKSPRRKGLNSDSDSWPNVCQSKSTTTFSTKILYFTGRSPTPCMINIPKKLGEVTLKDVKAAVDQEGNFRYHFKALDPEFGTVKEEVFLDGAIVPGWEGKIVAWVEEDRCEERPS from the exons ATGCCGCACATCTCAGCAAGAG ACATTGTCGAAGGTAACCTGAAACCAGTAATGAGGGTTATTCTGGCACTGGCTGCCCACTTCAAGCCCTCAGCCAATCACAGGGGTGCTTCAggaagtgggcggggcttgaCAGCAGGTCCATCCAGCCACAACCCCTTGTCCACTGTGGCGCTTGCACAAGGTGCTGCTGCTGCGCTGGCATCAGCTCGATATGACGCCTCACTTCCTGCAGGCGCCTCACGCATTCACAG TGGCTGGAGGTCTGAAGTAGAGAAGAGTGTTTGTGTTCGTGCATTGGTGAAGCAGTATGAGAGGGGAACCCCAGAAGAGCAGGACAACAACGCACAAACAACTTG TCTCAGCTCAACAAGTCCGGTACCATCTCCAAGAGCCCTACCCAGCAGTCCGGCAGAGACACAGCAAGAAGATCACACACAATCTGAGGGCAGAG CATCAGTAGATTCATCTGTAGCGGAGACAACATGGGAGGATTCCATCAGTGAAACTTTGGAGAAGGATGTGGAAGAGACGCGTAAAATGGTTTGCGCTTTGCAG GCCCTGCTGCTACGTGGCTCTCTGCCAGAGGACGAGCAAGATCTGTCTTTGACTGCGGACGAAAGTCACCCTGAGCAGGAACTG GTAGTCATCCGCAGCCGTTTGGATCAGAGCATGGAAGAGGCTCGAGAACTGAAG AGGGATTTGTTTCGCTGCAAGCAAGACATGAGAAACTTACAAGGAGTCAGA GAGGCCCAGCAGCAGAGACTGTGCACTCAGGAGGCATTGATCCTTCAGCTTAAGCAAGAACTTCTACGAGCCAGCATGACTAAAGATGAACTTAATAATCAAAAG ACCGAGCTGCAATGGAAACTGGAGGAATGTACTCGGCTGTGGAGTGACTGCAAG AGGGAAGTTGGACAGAAGGATAGACTTGTGCAACAACTCAAACAAAAGCTTGAAGAGAGCCAAAAACAGCAG AATGAGTTGCAGAAACAGATGGACCACAGTAACAGTATGATGCAAGAACTAATGAATAGAGATCTTCAACAG ATTTCCCCACTCGCTGATAACAATGGCTACTATTACCTTGGAAACCCTTCTACCTCCATGTCAAGT GCAGAGGAGGTACAGCTGCTCCGAGATGCACTTAGAAGTTTGAGGAATGACTTCAGGGCCCACGACCCACAGCACCACACTTTAGACACCCTGGAGCAAGGCATCGTGTCACTCATAGACAGACTGCAAGATCATCAGTCACACAGG GCAAGAGGGAAATCTCCCAGACGTAAAGGACTGAACAGTGACTCTGACTCTTGGCCAA ACGTCTGTCAGTCTAAAAGCACCACCACCTTCTCCACTAAGATCCTCTATTTCACTGGGAGATCCCCCACACCTTGCATGATTAACATACCCAAAAA GCTGGGAGAGGTGACTCTGAAAGATGTAAAGGCAGCTGTGGATCAGGAAGGAAACTTCAGGTACCACTTTAAGGCCCTGGACCCTGAATTTGGTACTGTAAAAGAAGAG GTTTTCTTAGATGGTGCCATTGTTCCTGGCTGGGAAGGCAAAATTGTGGCCTGGGTGGAGGAAGACCGCTGTGAAGAAAG ACCTTCATAG